In the genome of Mesorhizobium sp. 113-3-3, one region contains:
- a CDS encoding outer membrane protein produces MNKFVALLAVAAPSAGNVASAADMVAPIAGSTYDWSGFYAGGHVGFANGDITATDMTEPNGGFFTDAVPAGTEGFDFNKGGLAGGIHAGAQWQWGQWVLGGEATWTATRIRKTITSPYFPDSDTETAKISNYATVVGRVGYAFDRVLIYAKAGYAGGKVDFRARNNDALVTYDKNEPQNGHALGAGIDYALTNNLSLGVDYTHVDLGHRTSTGNNVFDDGTLGANPETYRTKAKVDAVMARLTYKFGMGQ; encoded by the coding sequence GTGAACAAATTCGTAGCACTTCTGGCTGTTGCCGCCCCGTCGGCAGGCAACGTCGCCTCAGCGGCCGACATGGTGGCGCCAATCGCGGGGTCGACCTATGATTGGAGCGGGTTCTACGCCGGCGGTCATGTCGGCTTTGCCAATGGCGACATCACGGCGACGGATATGACCGAGCCGAACGGTGGGTTTTTCACCGACGCCGTTCCGGCCGGCACAGAAGGCTTCGACTTCAACAAGGGCGGCTTAGCCGGCGGTATCCATGCAGGGGCGCAGTGGCAGTGGGGCCAATGGGTACTGGGCGGCGAGGCCACCTGGACGGCAACGCGCATCCGCAAGACGATTACCAGTCCCTACTTCCCGGACAGCGACACCGAGACCGCCAAAATCTCGAATTATGCGACGGTCGTTGGCCGCGTCGGCTATGCCTTCGATCGCGTGCTGATCTACGCCAAGGCAGGTTATGCTGGCGGTAAGGTGGATTTCCGCGCCCGAAACAACGATGCCCTCGTGACCTACGACAAGAATGAGCCGCAAAACGGCCACGCGCTTGGCGCCGGCATCGACTATGCCCTCACCAACAATCTCTCGCTGGGCGTTGACTATACGCACGTTGACCTCGGCCATAGGACCAGCACGGGTAACAACGTGTTCGATGATGGCACGCTCGGCGCCAATCCGGAGACCTACCGCACCAAGGCAAAAGTCGATGCCGTGATGGCCCGGCTGACCTACAAGTTCGGGATGGGTCAGTAA